The Clostridia bacterium genome window below encodes:
- the plsX gene encoding phosphate acyltransferase PlsX gives MRVILDAFGGDNSPLEIIKGAAWAIKESDVEVILCGDEDKIKDVMEKENISSERITIKHCTEVINGDDDPIKAVKTKKDSSIIVGLNLLKDDEGDVFISAGNTGAVFTAANLIIKRIKGIKRSALAIYLPSENGPKLMLDAGANVTLSPEYLNQMAMMGSLYFKTDMKKDDAKVGLINIGIEETKGTETLVEAYKILKENKDINFKGNCEPRYILSGDFDVLVCDGFTGNVMIKTLEGVSKTIMSGIKKVMTKNIITKLCSLSIKGGLSEFKKQFDYKEYGGTPIIGLKKPVIKAHGSSDKKAIKNAILNCLSYVESDIIFEIEEKINKE, from the coding sequence ATGAGGGTTATATTGGATGCATTCGGCGGGGATAACTCGCCGTTGGAAATTATAAAAGGGGCAGCCTGGGCAATTAAAGAATCGGATGTTGAGGTTATACTTTGCGGCGATGAAGATAAAATAAAAGATGTTATGGAAAAAGAAAATATTTCGTCAGAGCGTATAACTATCAAGCATTGTACTGAAGTTATAAATGGGGATGACGACCCTATAAAAGCAGTTAAAACAAAGAAAGATTCTTCCATTATTGTAGGTCTTAATCTTTTAAAAGACGATGAAGGCGATGTATTTATAAGTGCAGGAAACACCGGTGCTGTATTTACTGCTGCAAACCTTATAATAAAGAGAATCAAGGGAATTAAAAGGTCGGCTCTTGCAATATATCTGCCAAGTGAAAATGGACCGAAACTTATGCTTGATGCAGGTGCAAACGTTACTCTCTCTCCTGAATATTTAAATCAGATGGCTATGATGGGATCCTTGTACTTTAAAACCGATATGAAAAAAGATGATGCTAAAGTCGGTCTTATAAATATTGGAATTGAAGAAACAAAAGGAACAGAAACATTAGTTGAAGCATATAAAATTTTAAAGGAAAATAAGGATATTAACTTTAAAGGTAACTGTGAACCAAGATATATTTTAAGCGGAGATTTTGATGTTCTTGTGTGCGACGGTTTTACAGGAAATGTAATGATAAAAACCCTTGAGGGAGTATCAAAAACTATTATGAGCGGTATAAAAAAGGTTATGACAAAAAATATCATCACCAAATTATGCTCACTTTCAATTAAGGGCGGACTAAGCGAATTTAAAAAGCAGTTTGACTATAAAGAGTATGGCGGAACACCTATTATAGGCCTTAAAAAGCCTGTTATAAAGGCTCACGGAAGTTCTGATAAAAAGGCTATTAAAAATGCTATCTTAAATTGTCTCTCCTATGTAGAGTCGGACATTATTTTTGAAATTGAAGAAAAAATCAATAAAGAATAA